One Saimiri boliviensis isolate mSaiBol1 chromosome 17, mSaiBol1.pri, whole genome shotgun sequence genomic window carries:
- the H3-3B gene encoding histone H3.3 → MARTKQTARKSTGGKAPRKQLATKAARKSAPSTGGVKKPHRYRPGTVALREIRRYQKSTELLIRKLPFQRLVREIAQDFKTDLRFQSAAIGALQEASEAYLVGLFEDTNLCAIHAKRVTIMPKDIQLARRIRGERA, encoded by the exons ATGGCCCGAACCAAGCAGACTGCTCGTAAATCTACTGGTGGGAAAGCCCCCCGTAAACAGCTGGCCACGAAAGCCGCCAGGAAAAGCGCCCCCTCTACCGGCGGGGTGAAGAAACCTCATCGCTACAG GCCCGGGACCGTAGCGCTTCGAGAGATTCGTCGTTACCAGAAGTCGACCGAACTGCTCATCCGGAAGCTTCCTTTCCAGAGGTTGGTGAGGGAGATCGCGCAGGATTTCAAAACCGATCTGAGGTTTCAGAGTGCTGCCATCGGTGCGCTGCAG GAGGCTAGTGAAGCGTACCTGGTGGGTCTGTTCGAAGATACTAACCTGTGTGCCATCCACGCTAAGAGAGTCACCATCATGCCAAAAGACATCCAGTTGGCTCGCCGGATACGGGGAGAGAGAGCTTAA